CTAAACCGATTTTCGATGCACCAATTTTTATATTTTCCATTTTGAGACCTCCCATTTGTTTGTTTATAGTGTCATCATAACAAAACAAAAAACGAATGACAAATATTATTTTTTGTCATTCGTTTTTACATCAATGTTCTAAGCACCAGACCTAATCAAATCTTTCCATAAAGAACATTTAAAAGATTACCTAAAAACAAATCGGGGTAATTGGCATTTACAGGATGAAAAAAGCAGCGTGTTTAGAAATTTCGGGTTCATCCGAATTTTTGCTTGGAGGGATAATCATGGCAATGCTAACTGTTGGTAATGAAAACGATGCACCAATTGAAACTTATTATGAAGATCAAGGAACGGGGAAACCTGTCGTACTGATTCACGGATGGCCGCTTAGCGGGCGTTCTTGGGAAAAGCAGGTGCCTGCTTTAATTGATGCAGGCTATCGAGTCATTACATATGACCGCAGAGGATTTGGAAAATCCTCGCAGCCTTATAGCGGCTATGAATATGATACATTCGCAGCCGATCTGAACAAATTGCTTGAGCACTTAGACCTTCGTGAAGCGGCACTTGTCGGTTTTTCAATGGGCGGCGGAGAAGTAGCACGCTATATAAGCACATACGGAACAGAACGGGTGAGCAAAGCGGTTTTCGCCGCAGCCGTCCCTCCTTATCTGTACAAGGCATCGGATAACCCCGATGGAGGTCTTGATGATGGGGCAATTGAAGAGTTCCAAAACGGAGTAAAGGGAGACCGGATCGCGTTTCTTGATACGTTTACTCACAACTTCTTTGCAGCCGGAGACAAGACAGACCTTGTCAGCGAGCCGTTCCGTCTCTATAACCGGGATATTGCAGCAATGGCGTCTCCAAAAGGCACCCTTGACTGTATCGCAGCGTTCGCTAAAACCGATTTTCGGGGCGACTTGGAGAAAATAACCGTCCCAACACTCATCATTCATGGGGATTCAGACGGGACTGTACCGTTTGAAGTGAGCGGCAAGCGTACCCATGAAACGATTCCAGGAAGTGAGCTTGTTGTGATTGAAGGCGCTCCTCATGGCTTCAACGCTACGCATGCCGAGGAATTTAACCGGGGTTTAATCAACTTCCTC
The Metabacillus sp. FJAT-52054 genome window above contains:
- a CDS encoding alpha/beta hydrolase; the protein is MAMLTVGNENDAPIETYYEDQGTGKPVVLIHGWPLSGRSWEKQVPALIDAGYRVITYDRRGFGKSSQPYSGYEYDTFAADLNKLLEHLDLREAALVGFSMGGGEVARYISTYGTERVSKAVFAAAVPPYLYKASDNPDGGLDDGAIEEFQNGVKGDRIAFLDTFTHNFFAAGDKTDLVSEPFRLYNRDIAAMASPKGTLDCIAAFAKTDFRGDLEKITVPTLIIHGDSDGTVPFEVSGKRTHETIPGSELVVIEGAPHGFNATHAEEFNRGLINFLNS